One Callospermophilus lateralis isolate mCalLat2 chromosome 6, mCalLat2.hap1, whole genome shotgun sequence genomic region harbors:
- the Fbxo30 gene encoding F-box only protein 30: MEEELQHSHCVNCVSRRCMTRPEPGISCDLIGCPLVCGAVFHSCKANEHRLLCPFERVPCLNSDFGCPFTMTRNKVAEHLEMCPASVVCCTMEWNRWPVSYADRKSYENLSRDVDEVAQLDMALALQDQRMLLESLKVATMMSKATDKVSEPREQISVKSSVSEIPHANGLVSVDEESYGALYQATVETTRSLAAALDILNTATRDIGMLNTSLHTTPDEMNEEQNDRESLQDRNLKDQDHPYEDEIGAVGGIDHTGISQNAQSEQNGSSDLLCDLNAGSYGTSVLCNGFPLENVCTQVKDQDQNFQVDSKQSSLTNGECVASDGTAESSSSLSVAAQLREVIPSSALPNGTVQHILMPDDEDEGGLYWRKVDLGDLRNVDVLSFSHAPSFKFLSNSCWSKPKEDKAVDTSDLEVAEDPMGLQGIDLITAALLFCLGDSPGGRGISDSRMVDVYHIDFGTQTFSLPSAILATNTMVGEIASASACDHANPQLSNPSPFQTLGLDLVLECVARYQPKQRSMFTFVCGQLFRRKEFSSHFKNVHGDIHAGLNGWMEQRCPLAYYGCTYSQRRFCPSTQGAKIIHDRHLRSFGVQPCVSTVLVEPSRNCVLGLHNDHLSSLPFEVLQHIAGFLDGFSLCQLSCVSRLMRDVCGSLLQSRGMVILQWGKKKYPEGNSSWQIKEKVWRFSTAFCSVNEWKFADILSMADHLKKCSYNIIEKREEAIPLPCMCVTRELTKEGRSLRSVLKPVL; this comes from the exons ATGGAGGAGGAGCTGCAGCATTCACACTGTGTGAATTGTGTCAGTAGACGGTGTATGACCAGACCAGAGCCTGGGATTTCCTGTGATTTGATTGGTTGTCCTTTGGTTTGTGGAGCAGTTTTCCATTCTTGTAAAGCTAATGAGCACCGACTTCTGTGTCCATTTGAACGAGTGCCTTGCTTAAATAGTGACTTTGGATGTCCTTTTACCATGACCCGAAATAAAGTTGCTGAACATCTTGAAATGTGTCCTGCAAGTGTGGTATGCTGTACTATGGAATGGAACCGATGGCCAGTTAGTTATGCGGACCGGAAATCATATGAAAATCTAAGCAGAGATGTTGATGAAGTGGCTCAATTAGATATGGCCTTGGCTCTTCAAGACCAAAGGATGCTCTTAGAATCTCTCAAAGTAGCCACCATGATGTCAAAAGCTACTGATAAAGTATCTGAACCTAGAGAACAAATCTCAGTTAAATCCAGTGTCTCTGAAATACCACATGCTAATGGTTTGGTATCTGTTGATGAAGAATCTTATGGTGCACTTTATCAAGCTACTGTAGAAACAACCAGAAGTTTGGCTGCTGCTTTAGATATCTTGAATACTGCCACAAGAGACATTGGCATGTTAAATACAAGTCTTCATACTACCCCAGATGAAATGAATGAAGAACAAAATGACAGAGAAAGTTTGCAGGATAGAAACTTGAAAGACCAGGATCATCCTTATGAGGATGAGATAGGGGCAGTAGGTGGAATCGACCATACTGGCATAAGTCAAAATGCCCAGTCTGAGCAAAATGGTTCAAGTGATTTATTGTGTGACTTGAATGCAGGTTCTTATGGCACTTCTGTTCTTTGTAATGGCTTTCCTTTGGAAAATGTATGTACACAGGTCAAAGACCAGGATCAGAATTTTCAAGTTGATTCAAAACAAAGTAGCTTAACAAATGGAGAATGTGTGGCATCAGATGGTACTGCAGAATCTTCCAGTTCACTTTCAGTAGCAGCACAACTTAGGGAAGTAATACCCTCCAGTGCTTTACCTAATGGCACCGTTCAGCATATCCTCATGCCAGATGATGAAGATGAAGGAGGACTGTATTGGAGAAAAGTAGACTTAGGGGACTTGAGGAATGTGGATGTCTTATCTTTCAGTCATGCTCCTTCATTCAAATTTCTTTCTAATTCATGTTGGTCTAAACCAAAAGAAGATAAAGCAGTAGATACATCAGATTTGGAAGTTGCTGAAGATCCTATGGGCCTCCAAGGAATAGATCTGATTACAGCAGCATTACTGTTCTGTCTAGGAGATtctccaggtgggaggggtatatCTGATAGTCGCATGGTTGATGTATATCATATTGACTTTGGGACGCAGACTTTTTCGCTTCCATCTGCAATATTAGCTACAAATACAATGGTTGGGGAAATAGCTTCAGCTTCAGCTTGTGATCATGCCAATCCCCAGCTTTCAAATCCAAGTCCTTTTCAGACACTTGGGTTGGATTTAGTATTGGAATGTGTTGCTAGGTATCAACCTAAGCAGCGTTCAATGTTTACCTTTGTGTGTGGACAGTTATTTAGAAGAAAAGaattttcttcacattttaaGAATGTACATGGTGACATTCATGCTGGACTCAATGGCTGGATGGAACAGCGGTGCCCTTTAGCCTATTATGGTTGTACTTATTCTCAGCGTAGATTTTGTCCATCAACACAAGGAGCAAAGATTATACATGACCGTCATTTGAGGTCATTTGGAGTTCAGCCATGTGTATCTACAGTATTAGTAGAACCTTCTAGAAACTGTGTGTTGGGATTACATAATGACCATCTAAGTAGTCTTCCCTTTGAGGTCCTACAACATATTGCAGGCTTTCTCGATGGCTTCAGTTTATGCCAGCTCTCATGTGTGTCCAGGTTAATGAGGGATGTGTGTGGCAGCCTGCTTCAGTCTCGTGGAATGGTCATACTGCAGTGGGGGAAAAAGAAGTATCCAGAAGGAAATTCATCATGGCAGATAAAGGAAAAG GTATGGCGATTCAGTACTGCATTTTGTTCAGTTAATGAATGGAAATTTGCTGACATCTTAAGCATGGCTGACCACTTGAAGAAATGCAGTTACAATATCATAGAGAAACGGGAGGAAGCAATCCCATTGCCATGTATGTGTGTGACTCGAGAACTCACTAAAGAAGGACGTTCACTACGCTCAGTTTTAAAACCTGTACTTTAA